The genomic segment GAAGCCTGTCCTGGTCCGGGAGGCTCCCCAAACCCTCAATGTCCCTGGGTTAAAAAATGTCAGTGGGCTACTATAGAAACAGAGCGCCAGGGACTGATAATCAAATCAATGATAACTGATAAAAGAGcaatgaataaacaaaacaataacagcTAGCAAAAAGCTCAGTTACAATCACACGGTGTCCTGCAGATGGAGGCCGGGCTTTGCACAGCCACTGCCCAGTAGTGAAGCGCTGCCCCACTCCaggctttcttttccccccttcaCCTTTGGATGAGATCTAACTGGAAAGAAGATCCCAGAAAGCAGTCCGAGCTCAGCTTCAGCCTGTGTGCTGATCGTGGGGGAAATTTCACCCAACAGTGAGAACCACTTCTGTCCCCCAAGCCCAGCACGTTTGGGTGCTTTTAGGCGCATTTTCTCTTGACAAGATcaagttttttatttaaaaagtgacTTCATAtcccattttattatttctgagcGTTGCAGGATTTGTTCTATTTGAAGTCTTACATCCTCATTTCCTGTCACCGCTATTAAAATTGATTTCCGCCATGAGCAGGAGAAAGATAATACGAAATGGGTTCCTGTGAGAGAGCCGTATCCCCACCGGAGCCATTATGAACTCTCCTATATTATTTTAACTTTCTTTCATTAGTGATTCTCTTTGGAAAAGGGCAACTCATCCCCCGGCCGGTCTGTGCGTGACGCTGGGGAGATGCTGGGCAGGGATCGAACAGCCCTCATCACAGCACAGGCATTTGTGGCTGTCAGCAGAGCCCACAGCGCCGTGTGCCCGTCGCCCTGCACCGTCCCAGCTGCGCCCAGTGCCGCCCGCAGCCCACCTTCCCCATCTGTGCCACATCCaacccacagcagcagtgcGATGGAAAAGCCTTTTCCAGACGTGGTGAAGAACCACAGGATGCTGTCGCTCGCAATGCCCCAAATATCACAGATATGCCAAATGCATCCCTAAAACACAAAGAGCATCTTCCCAACcttgctccctgctccctctgtgCTTGCAGCAAGCTTAGCCCCTCCAAAAGCAAAGCCACGCCCCAGAGATGTCACCCCAAAATGATGCCCCAAAAGGACCTTGGCACCCGCTCCCATCCAGCATCATCCCCAAAGGACTTATGCACCCGTACCAGAGAGCAATTTAACGCCATCCCCAGCTTAAGCTCCATATCTACTGGGCGTGAAATTAGTTCCAGCAAGCCGCAAATTTGctgctaataaaaatatttagcaatTCAGCCGTCTTTAAATCAGGAGTAGGATAGACCTGCATCAGCGCCTGCTCCTAATATTTGATAAGCCAGCCCACAGTCAGTGTCACACTGCAGGCTTTACAGTGGTGCAAGGGGCTCTGgatcagctcctctgctctgcctgctctgctgtgctgagggaaaCATTCGACTGCTTTGTCCGACCTCtcgcagctccctgctgctgggcctCACCCCATTTTCATCTTTGGAGTCAGAGAGCCCACTGCACTGGGGATGGAGCGGGATGGGGATTTCCAGCAGGCACCGCCATGAAATCCGtgttctggggcagaaagtaGCTCCAAACCATGCTGGTCCAGCCGGGGCAggctttcttgttttccttgtttcatAGCTATTCCGTTTTGCCTCGGGTTGGCAACTCCAGTGCAGTGCAGGACACAGCACGGTGCTGCCCATCACAGCTGTGCACTATCACCCCAAGAGAGACTCCTCATCCCAACCCTGCCCTGTACCTCACACAATTAATTTCCAAGCGAGCTCTGATCCAACCCGCCCTGCCCTGCGGCCTCTGGAGAAAGGTGACTCCGTGTCCTGCTGGGCCGACGCTTCATCAGCCTCAGTGCTGGGAAATCGCATCTCTGCAAGGCTCTGTTTGtctccagccccagctgcccaGCGGATCACCTCTCCATCCccaaaaacccaccaaaaccACCTCCCCCAGTCTGCAGGTGGGCGATTTGGTCACAAATTAATAGTAATAAGAGCATTCATATAACAACTCAACAGTCATTATTAACAATTCGTTACCGATGACAGTAATCACAGTGAGGACGTTTCGTTGCCTTTGTCTCCAGGCTTTGTTGGACCAGCAGCGCCCGCCTGGGcccctcacagccctgcagcacagcccgcACTGAGCGCCGCAGCCaccagctgtgctccctgccaGCACCGCCGCTCGTGCAGCCCGCGCGTGCCGCCCCAACCCGTCCCCGTGCAGAACGCCCACGAAGTTGCACTCGTGGAAATCCTCCATTTTCGCTGCTTCCCCATCTTTTCCAATTCacaatttgctttttctcctcttcgATTCTTTTTCcgttttgccttttattttatttggttgCGGGGGCTCAcggaaggagcagcagaaataaaCCGCGGGTCAAGCAGCGCTCGGTGAAGCACCGCCTATAGCACCGCATACGGGCTTCCACCCAGCCGAGCACGGGGCTCCTCCCGAGGAACTCTCGGGCGCTGACACGAAGCCACCCGCGGGCGCGCACTGCGGTGGGCCGGTGAGCGTCACGGGGCGCCGCGGGCGCTCCTCCACCGGCACCGAACCCGGACTCGGCACCGCCCGCACCCGCACGGCGCGCGGCAGCCTGACGGCGCTGGAAGGCCTCGAGCCGCCCCTTCCTTCAGCCAATGGGAAGCGCGGAGCgcgcggcgggcggcgccgATCGGGCGGAAGCGGCGCGGTTGCCAGGCAGAAGGCGCGGAGGCATGGCGGGAACGGCGCtgggcgcggggccgggcgcgcTGCTGCTGGCGGGGCTGTGGGCGCTGgcgctgctgctctgcctgctgctcgCTCGCGCCTCGGGGGCCGCGCGGTAAGGGGGCGGCGcgcggcggggctgcgggcggtCGCGCGGTGGTGGCGCGGTGCCGCTGAGGCCTCGCGCCGCTCCGCTCGCAGGCTGGCCGCGCTGCTCGTGCCGCTGTGCGCCGCGCTGCTGAGCGCCGCGCTGCTGCTGTACCCGCGGGAGGACGGCAGTGCGGGGCCGCCCGCGGGCCCCCAGGTGAGCTCCCCCCCTCCGCCCTCGAGCGGTTCTTAGCGATTTTCCCCTCCCGTTCCTCCGCCCTTCGCTCTCCAGGCTCCCCCGCGCTCTGCTTTAAGGTGCGTTTCGTTCCGGACTGATGTAAACCAGTTGTTGCTCCTGGTGCCGATCCGTGCCACAAATCCTTAtggtttcttcttctttctgccACGGGTGAAACCCGCGCACATAAAGGCAGGGCACCGCTGTTCCCGTCGGCCGGCCCCGATGGCCGGCTTGTATTCTTGGTCCCCCGGTCGGGCAGGACTTCCCCCGTCCATACATAATGCATGACCTGGGCTCTTTGCATGAAGCCCTGCTAATTGGCTAATTAAAAAGTGAAACGCGCTGAGAGAGCCACCGCGGCAGCCACAGGAGACCCTCACTGCAGCATCCTGGGGCTGTGTGTGCCAGTGCCTTCAGCTCAATAGAGCCGGGGCAtgcagccctggggcagccCCAGAACCGAGGGGCTGATGCTGGAAGCAGCCTTCTTGCCTtcttttgaatcttttttttgcACCTGAAGATTCTGTGACCCAGGATGATGTAGTGGAGCCCCAGAAGCTTCCTGgttctcccttttctctcccaGCCACAAAGGGTGCAGGCTGTAATGGTGTGCTCTGCCCGCAGATCGTGGACACCTTCCTGGTGGGCcgcctggtgctgctggccttcatggccctgctgctgctgggctgcgggctgctgctggggatgcaCCTCCTGGAGCCGATCCACGCCAAGGCGCTGcgctgctggaggtgaggctgtGCCACGGAGCTGTTCTGCAGGGATTTCGGTGGATCCCCTTCTGCCCATCAGCGGAAATGGGACGAGCGGAGATGGAGCACTGACTGGTTGGTGGCTCAGTGATCCGGGGGGCCTCTTCCAGCCGATTCTGTTATCCCTGTGAGCCCACCTGTCTCAGGCTGAGCCTGAGGCCTCGGTTGGTTTGAGTTAATACTTTATCtcctttttctgtcctttttttatTGTTCAAGGGAACGGAGGGAGGGTGGTTTcttcactttgttttatttcagcagcatGGAGGGAAGGTCCCCGAGAAGTGGATCCCATTTTCGTGGCAATAAACCGGGTGACCGAGTTGGGGCGTTGATTTTTTACTGAATCAATATTCACaaattgttgggttttttaaattcttttttaacattAATAAAACTTTTGGAGGAAGCCCTGGCCCAGTCTTTATCTATTTTCTAGGAATAGGAGTTCTGCAGCACTTTGGTGGTACTGAAAGCTGGCCTTTCTGTGCTTCTTGTGAGGCTCCTCCTTTCCAGGTGTGGGGGGTTGGGAtgctccctgtgctctgctcccagtTATGCAACACCAGCGTTTGCTCTCTGGGAGATTTTGAAGTTGAGCCTGAAACAGAATTTGTATTTGATTCTTCATCTTAATAGCAGTGATAGCAGTGAGCAGTTCCCAAAGCCTCACTGCTGGTGCCGCGTCTCACAAATAAGGAAGCTGTGGCAATGCAGCTGAAGTGctaaaaaaaagccctaaaagCAGAAGTGTGAGGCTTCTCCCTGGAAATACACCCAGAATGTTTGCTTTGTGCTCCCCTTAGTGCCCCTGGGGGGCACTCGGGGGGATCATTAAGACAGACCCCATCCTTGCCCTGTGCCCCTCTGGGGGGTGCTCCGATGGCCGTGGGTGCTCTGCAGTGTCATTCATGCTGGGTgtagcactgcagctctgctccctccacACAGGGCCTTTCCAGACAgttcctgtttatttttggggaaggaaggaaggaatcaCTGTGAgccagagctgctttccaggcTTTTGCTGCTGTCTCCCCCCCGAACCAAAAATGATCGTTGtagtggtcttttccatcccttacaattctatgatcctctGTTGCTGGTCAGATGCTGGGATTCAGGGAGATGTCATCACCCACTattttcctgctgcctgctctcctcctgcaggtGATCCACATCCCATCCAGGAGGATCGTGCTAAATCCCAGCAAGAGAACCCCCACATCAGGAGTGCTGTGAGCGGCAGCAGCGGGCTGAAAGCTGCTCATGGGCTGCTGGGACGACAGCCCTCCTTGCACCAAGCTCTGCCTGCTCATTAGGAAGGAGCGGGGCTGCTCGGCTGCTGGGATTCTGGTGCCCAGCACAGGAGAATCTCCTGCTCCTGATTTAAGGTCTGTGAGTGACGGCAATTCCTCACGCCGCGTGCCGTGCTCTGCTGGCGTTTAATTACTCTCTCTGGCACAGAACTGGCCTCTGATTTCCACCTTGACTTTGCTGACTTCAGCTTCCCGCTGTTGAGGCCCGCTTTGCCTTTGGCTGCTAATTAAAAAGCCCTTCAGCGCCCGCCAGCTGCTCCTTGCGCGGGTAATTACGGCCCGTGCCCGAACCACCTCCTCACccctgcagagccagcactgctccaaaGGCAGCTCGGCCCTTCCTGGCACGGctcagagagcagcactgcaggtcgCGGATGGATGAGCGCACAGGGGCGGCTGCTGGAGGGGAATGCGGTGCtgcccctcacagctttgtgtGCCCTAAAATCCCAATTTTCCCAAGCAGAGGAGCATGAGCTTTTTAGTGCCTGGGTGCTGTGATCGACCCAGGGATGCAGCCCTCCCGTTGGTCTCTGAAGTCCCGGCGCGATGCCTGATTCCTGGCACTGGGCTCTGGtgttcccagcactgcagtcagGGCTGCTCACATTTTccaagcccagctgcagcagaacgCAGCTTCAGTTCATCCTGGAAAAACTGTGAGCTGAGGCAACAAAGGGcagaaggtggaaaaaaaaaaaaaaaaaggaagaaatgaaaaaagcctGTGGTTTTGCAACAAGcccctgtgtgtgtgtgtcacatCTGTGGGATTTTTGCTTTAGGTGTGTATTTCAGCCTTCCCCATCCTCCCATTGCAATTAAGGCTAAGCTCAGTTTCACATGTACCcagagttggactcagtgatccttcaactcaggatattctgtgattctgactgTTCTCAGCCCATCTTGGTGATATTGTGCTGGCAAACTGGGAatttgcttctctctctttcctccctGGTTTGCTGGGTGCACAGCAGTGGCCATTGCTTTCCAAATCCATCCATCACTGTGCAGGGACACGCTGCACGTTGCTCCACTGCCCCACAGggccttgtttttcttcttttctcccctcttttcctCTCCAGCGATGAAATCAGCGCATAATAAAACACGGGGCCCAGATGTGTTCTCTTTGGGCCAGGATCCATGCGCCCCAATCCACGCCACCCCTCATACTGAGCCCCCCCAAACACACAGCTGGCTGCACAGCTGGCATCACACTAATTAGGTGGCCCTCCTGTTCCACTCCTCTAATTAGGAGATGGCTAACGAAGGCCGTCAGCCTCCTGCACTGAAACGAGAGCACGCATGCTGATGCGCCCATCGGGACCTGTCTCCTGTCCTGATGCTGAGCGGTACGGCGGGGCAGAGCGGGGTGAACGGAGCCACGAGGAGCAGCAGCgtctgcactgcagctcacGGGGAAGGGATGGCGCTGCTGCCGCTGCAGTGATGGTCTGACGTCCCACAGCACTGCGTGCAGGGCAGGCTGAGCCCGCAGCAGGGGAGCTCGCAGCACCCGGACAGACGTGGGCAGCGCAGGCTTTGCAcctttttattaataaaacagCCGATGGCGCAGAACTGGCCCCAACACTGTCCGCTGCTCCTGgccgcctcctcctcccaccGAGACAAAATGGTGGCGGGACAGGCCCGGGGCTGGCGCGGTGGCACGGTGACATGGCGGCACGGCGGCCGCGTGCCTTCACCCTTCGGCAGCGCGGGACGGCTGGCGAGGGCGCGTCAGAACCGCTTGAACCTGCGGGGACAGAGCGAGGGCTGAGCCGCGAGAACGGAGggagggaaaagcagctcccGGGCTCCGGCCGCGGGGAGAGGAAAGTGCGAGGGGAAGATCCGCCACCGCCGCACCTCCAGGCAGAGCGGGAGCGGCCCGAAGCCCCGCAGCGTTCCCCAGAGGCGCCGCCCGCAGCGCGGTGCAGACAGCACAGAAGCGGCAGTGGGGCCGCAGCTCCGGCCGCACTTACCGCCAGGAGGACCGACGCTGCTCCTCACCTGCGGGCACAAGATGGAGGAGCTCGTGTTGGGCTGCACAGCACGGCTCACCGTGGCGTTTGGCCGGTGCTGATTTGGAAATGATTTAGGTGCACCCTCCCCACAGCAATCTGGCCGTGAGCTGATTAGCAGCGTCATCTACTCATTAGCACAGGTGGGCAGCCTCTAAATTTGGCTGTGTGGAGTTAATCAGTACTGTGCGTCCCAAGGCATTGGAGATGGGGATGTGCTGagtgcctgcctgcagcacgcCCTCTCGCTGGGGTTGGGTCCTTTGGCTTGGCCATGGAATTATttgcaatcatagaatcacagaatggtttgcgttggaagggacctttaaagaccgcctggtccaactccccagcgagcagggacacctccagcTGGAGTGTGGCTGCCAGTGACACGCCAAGCACTGGGGCTGATCAGTGTTTGCATTCAGTGCTGGTGCTGAAGCGGGTGCAGCCGGAGGTACTCACACCGAGCTACTTCCCATCCAGCACTGACTCTGTGAGCTGCACACTAGAGCTACAAGACACAAGGATGGTGCTCAGCACTGCGATCCCTCGGCCATGTCCCACAAACATCCCCATGCCACGCTGGACATACCCTCTCTTCCTCGCCATGCAGCCATAGCATGCGCGCACCTCTTTGACCACCACACGAGCAAGGAGCTGCAAGAGGAAAGGTGGGAGCTTTGTCATTGCTGGGAGATGCGTTTTGGGGGTTTTCCTGGGGAATGCTGTGTTTGTGGGGCTGAACCTTCAGGCTGTGGAACCTCCATGGAGAGACCTACCAGGCAAGCCAAGACGTCAGCTGCTATCAGCATGTAGAATACATTATTCCAGCCGGTGGGGGAGATAAGCCCTGCCAGGAGAGGCCCcagagcagcacctgcagggaaCACAAGAGGTGTTAGGATATGGGAATAGGGGAGCAAGGCattccagccccacagcaccagAACATCCAGCAGCCCCGGCCGTACAGACCTATGGATCCCGTGCCGTCGATGATGGCTGTGACGGTGGAGAGAGCTCTTGCGTTTCCTTTGAGGGACTCATGGGTTCCCTgtgggaagagagaagagaggaggaagaacagCCTAAGCACCACACATGCTGGCAATTTCCATGTGTCAGATGGGAAGACTGAGCGTATGCAGGGATGTGGCATTCTTGTGACTCGTGACCAAATTCTCCCACTAGGTACAGGCTTAGGGGAGATGCAAGGGAACAGAAAGAGGAGTCACACAGCTGGGAACTGAGGAAGCAGTAGGAAGAAAGCACAGTGTGACCATCCTGCTTTTCTGGACAGGAGTGGGAACACAGCTAAAAATGCACACAGCCCCGTGACTCTCACCAAATCTGCTGACACTGCCGTGGTGATGAGTGCATAGGGGCCGTTCACCAGCGCACCGCAGACGATCAGCATTACTGCAAGGAAAAAGACGGCCTGGGGTCAGCCCAGAGCCAGGATGTGGTGGAGAGGCAGAAGCTGAATGCTCCCAGGAGCTGCGGGATGTGGGAGCATCATCCCAGTGAgtcctgctctgtgtgcatcGCATTCAACAGCTCATGTTTTCCCCAGCCAAGCCCACTGGTTTGGtaatgaaaaaaacatccagGGTCTCCTTCCCAAAATAAAGCCAGGAGGGTGCCCTAAGCCCCAGCTTGAGGGGAGAAATGCAGTCAGGAGAGTGAGTGGAACTTCTTGCACTGCCCACCAGTGTTGGAATCACTGCACCCAGTTGCTCCCTACCTATAGATGTGCCAATGCCATTCTGTCCAATGTAGTTGTACAGGAACAGCTGGAAGACAGACAAAGCACAAACCCATCCTCAGTATCCCACTTTCCTTGGAAATTTCACAGCATCATTACCCTAGGTGCAGGATGGGGGCCCCTTGGGGACCCAAATCATCACTGCATTGAGCTTGAAGCCCCTTTCAAGTGGGCTGGGAAGTGGTGAGCACAGGCTTGGCCTTGTGTCCCAACAGACTGAATGCCAGACAGACAGGTTGTAGCAATTTATGGCACAGCATTGCTCGCCAGGCACCGATttgccccagcagtgctgttgtgGCTGTTGGATGTGGCCATGGTGCACGTGGTTCCAGAAGGGCTTCAGAAGGGCTGTGGGAAGAAGGCTCACAGCTGCAAGTCAGCATGGATTGGGTTACAGCTAATGAGCTGTGTTTCATGGTGGCAAAGCCAGGTGAGCTACACGCAGGTGCTTGGGCTCTCAGCTTTCAGGGTGCAAAGCAAAGGGATGAAAGCTGGACTGGCTCAGTGAGACCCCAAGGTTTCACCGCAGTATTGCCCAGGCTTTAAAACAGAGTGGGATGGAGAACAAAGATCCctttggtgtctttttttttttttttaccatgggAGCAGCCACCACCAGCATCACGCAGCACGTAGTGGCCCGGCCACCAGTGTAGTCAGAAATGAGGCCAGCAAAGATCCCGCCTGCAATAAAGGAATCACATCAGTCCCAAGGGCAAAGCAGTGCCACGCTGGGTTAGCCCCAAATTAAGTGGTTCACTGCACTGGGATGCTCTTTTGTCCCATCTTCTGAGCGAGATGCCCCCAAAGTTAAATATCTTAAAGACTGAACATCCAAGTTCAGTATGTTTGCATCAGAGAAGGGCTGTCATTTATCCGTGAGCTGGCTGCCTGCGCATGGTTTCTCTGCACCCACGGA from the Lagopus muta isolate bLagMut1 chromosome 22, bLagMut1 primary, whole genome shotgun sequence genome contains:
- the TMEM218 gene encoding transmembrane protein 218; this translates as MAGTALGAGPGALLLAGLWALALLLCLLLARASGAARLAALLVPLCAALLSAALLLYPREDGSAGPPAGPQIVDTFLVGRLVLLAFMALLLLGCGLLLGMHLLEPIHAKALRCWR